From the Rhinoderma darwinii isolate aRhiDar2 chromosome 12, aRhiDar2.hap1, whole genome shotgun sequence genome, one window contains:
- the LOC142664357 gene encoding B2 bradykinin receptor-like, whose product MMSEETNGTMTMLDNTKASPTNDCIEYEQFQWLFTYQPPYMWFIFALGFIENLFVISVFVLHKSRCTVAEIYLGNMVAADLIFVSGLPFWAIYIANKFYWPFGRFLCVAVNSLIKLNLYSSIYFLMMVSIDRYLALVKTMSVGRLRRPWWAKVNCAIIWIFAVIVSLPTMVFREVRFVKEFNTTACITDPSPNWYIAINIIMNVLGFLVPLVVIAFCTCQIIRVLRNNAMQQFNEVNNEKKATWLVLSVLLVFIVCWLPFHISTFIDTLDEFGFFSQCTVKSVNHIFNQISTYIGYSNSCINPVMYIMVGNHFRKKAIEVYSTLLGKGPQRRKSSFAIDESVNSTQISYSMGPNKKKSIA is encoded by the coding sequence ATGATGAGCGAAGAAACCAACGGAACGATGACAATGTTGGATAATACCAAAGCATCTCCAACGAATGACTGCATAGAATATGAGCAGTTTCAGTGGCTCTTCACCTATCAGCCTCCATACATGTGGTTCATCTTCGCCTTGGGCTTCATAGAAAACTTGTTTGTCATCTCCGTCTTTGTCCTTCACAAGAGTCGCTGCACAGTGGCTGAGATCTACCTGGGGAACATGGTGGCTGCAGATTTGATTTTCGTCAGTGGTTTGCCATTCTGGGCAATATATATCGCCAATAAGTTCTACTGGCCGTTCGGTAGATTTCTTTGTGTGGCTGTCAACTCCTTGATTAAACTCAACCTTTACAGCAGCATCTACTTCCTTATGATGGTCAGTATTGACCGATAtctggctctggtgaagaccatgtcTGTTGGTCGTTTGAGAAGACCTTGGTGGGCAAAGGTCAACTGTGCGATCATCTGGATCTTTGCAGTAATCGTAAGCTTGCCCACCATGGTCTTTCGAGAAGTGAGGTTTGTCAAAGAATTTAATACCACGGCTTGTATTACAGACCCATCTCCAAACTGGTATATTGCCATAAATATCATCATGAATGTTCTTGGCTTCTTGGTACCACTGGTGGTCATTGCGTTCTGTACATGTCAAATTATTCGTGTTTTGAGGAACAATGCAATGCAACAGTTCAATGAAGTCAACAATGAGAAAAAGGCCACTTGGCTGGTCTTGTCCGTACTCTTGGTCTTCATAGTTTGTTGGCTTCCGTTCCATATTTCCACCTTTATTGACACGTTGGACGAATTCGGGTTCTTCTCCCAATGTACTGTAAAATCAGTAAATCATATCTTTAACCAAATCTCTACTTACATTGGCTACAGTAACAGCTGTATCAATCCCGTCATGTACATCATGGTTGGGAATCACTTTAGGAAGAAAGCCATAGAGGTCTACAGCACTCTTCTAGGTAAAGGACCCCAAAGAAGGAA